One window of the Mytilus galloprovincialis chromosome 14, xbMytGall1.hap1.1, whole genome shotgun sequence genome contains the following:
- the LOC143059700 gene encoding uncharacterized protein LOC143059700 encodes MDKNLISHNTIEKNQSSKSPVCTRKSENSRECVPACHCSQTYVNGLPQKLIKCPVCLTNIVVSITQNDLKRAEMERPDIPQLRFSREFVNGNNLSFCNTCNGNEAEVNCIECDQNLCFECARIHLKSTATVRHHITGIVSKLSSGASTPNSPKNKNHLTNGVSEGNISPRLQSLTLGSPTSPNNNRRPERRLPRPSQLAKDNVYQRGNSPRVTDEKTKFDFKTPTVIGWKKNFSLIKKFDVESYVLSICPATGDQCWIAEAMSSGIHKYNSEGEHIKSIDVFNEVRDMTINKSTGDIYVSCFTAKVIKVVNQEGEIDIFAQMDMHPAGIGVTSYGDVVVCAVQDFRRRHKREHRNRLMVYSRNGILKKEIERDQNGRIFSYPEYIDININGDMCVSDIENECVTILDEDARVKCVYKGPPKGTLNQAFDPRDLKCDKDGNIIVCDINNNALHLLNVYGEYQRVLISEKDEIYWPDVVGIDHRNHIWVRELWQHSIKVYQNL; translated from the coding sequence ATGGATAAGAATTTAATTTCACACAATACAATTGAAAAGAACCAATCTAGTAAGAGTCCCGTATGTACGAGAAAAAGTGAGAACTCACGAGAGTGTGTTCCAGCCTGTCACTGCTCACAGACATACGTAAATGGATTACCTCAGAAACTTATTAAATGCCCAGTCTGCTTAACAAATATTGTGGTTTCGATAACACAAAATGATTTAAAACGTGCAGAAATGGAAAGACCTGATATACCTCAGTTGAGATTTTCTCGTGAATTTGTCAATGGAAATAATTTGTCTTTTTGCAACACATGCAACGGAAATGAGGCTGAGGTCAATTGTATTGAATGTGACCAGAATCTATGTTTTGAATGTGCTAGGATCCATCTTAAATCGACTGCTACGGTAAGACACCATATTACTGGTATAGTTTCAAAACTGAGCAGTGGAGCTAGCACTCCAAACAGTCCGaaaaataaaaaccatttaaCGAATGGAGTTTCCGAAGGGAACATATCTCCAAGACTGCAGTCATTGACACTAGGATCGCCAACGTCCCCTAACAATAACAGACGACCCGAACGACGTCTCCCACGTCCGTCACAGCTGGCGAAAGATAATGTATATCAACGGGGAAATTCCCCGCGAGTCACAGACGAGAAGACCAAATTTGACTTCAAAACACCAACCGTAATAGGATGGAAGAAAAATTTCAGTTTGATTAAAAAGTTTGATGTAGAAAGTTATGTTTTGTCAATTTGTCCAGCGACAGGTGACCAGTGTTGGATAGCTGAAGCAATGTCATCTGGAATACACAAATACAACAGCGAAGGGGAACATATTAAAAGTATAGATGTTTTCAATGAGGTCCGCGATATGACTATAAATAAATCAACGGGTGATATATACGTTTCTTGTTTCACTGCAAAAGTGATCAAAGTGGTCAACCAAGAAGGAGAAATAGATATATTCGCTCAAATGGACATGCATCCAGCTGGCATTGGAGTCACAAGTTACGGAGACGTGGTCGTTTGTGCCGTTCAAGATTTCCGACGACGTCATAAGCGAGAGCACCGGAATCGTCTGATGGTATATTCGCGTAATGGAATTTTGAAAAAGGAGATTGAGCGAGATCAAAATGGGCGAATTTTTAGTTATCCGGAATATATTGATATCAATATAAATGGTGACATGTGTGTTTCGGATATTGAAAATGAATGCGTGACAATCCTAGACGAGGACGCAcgtgtaaaatgtgtatataaGGGTCCACCAAAGGGAACTTTGAATCAAGCCTTTGACCCACGTGATTTAAAATGTGATAAAGACGGCAATATAATTGTATGTGATATAAACAACAACGCCTTGCATTTGCTCAATGTTTACGGGGAATACCAAAGAGTGCTGATCTCGGAGAAGGACGAGATTTATTGGCCGGATGTGGTAGGAATTGATCATAGGAATCACATTTGGGTTAGGGAACTATGGCAACATTCAATCAAAgtatatcaaaatttataa